CGATCACTGTCGTTCAACACCATCATGACCATGCGCCCATCAGGTGTGTGGAATGCCACATTGCGCAGTATATCATGATCATTGGACTCAACCCGCACAGACCCCGGTGGGATGAATTTTGCGGCATGGCCAATCAGATAATACGCGACATTGCGCGTGATGGATTGATCATCAATCGTCAACGCGCCAACACAATGCGGTTCACCGCCCGGCGTATGCGGCCCGCAAGCCGGATCAGACGCCAAGTTCCATTCCAGAACAGCACGGCCGCCATTGCGCATCACACCAATAAAAACATTGCGCGCATGCCACGCCAGATCGTCCCGGAAATTGCCATCGGCCCCCACCCATTGTTCGGTCAGATACATTTTTTGATCCGGGTGCAGGGCCTGAACCTGTGACAAGGCCTCGGGCCCGCCGTTATAGAGGTGAAAGGCAACCCCCGTCACATAGCGTTTAACCGCCGGATCGGATAAGACCGCGACCGGATAATCCGGTTCATCGCAATTATGATCCCAGCACAAAATTTGTGTATTCAAACCGGATTTTTGCAACATGGGCCCAATATGATTTTGAATAAAATCCGCCTGTGCGGACGCGGTCATCACCATGCTGGGGTCGTTTTTGTGGTTATGCGGTTCATTTTGCAACGTCATGGCATGAACGGGAATACCATGCGACTTCATCGTTTCAAGATAGCGGACGAGGTAGCGCGCATACACGTCATAACAGTCCGGTTTCAACGACCCGCCCACGAAACTGCCATTATCCTTCATCCATGGCGGCGCAGACCACGGACTGGCCATGATCCGTATATCCGGGTTGATGGACAGGATGTCTTTCAGCACGGGGATGACATGTTCATCCCCCGCCATAATATCAAAACGCGACAGGGAAAAATCCGTCTGGCCAGGAGGAAGGTCGTTGTAAGAATAACTTTTGGTGCTGAGGTCCGATGCGCCAATCGTCAAACGCAGAAAACTGACACCGATCCCCCGCCCGTCTCGGGTAAATAATTCGCGCAGCAAATCCTGGCGCGCAGATGGCGCCAGCCTTGCTATTAACATGGCGCTGCCCCCTGTCAGGGAAAATCCAAAACCGTCCATGCTTTGGTGGGTATGGGCCGCATCAACGGTCAATGTCGGATATGCATTATCACGAAAAAGGGCAGACAGCGTGTGCCGCCGATGCGCCAACAGCGCGGCGCGGTCCCCCGTCGTCGTAAAAACATCCATCAACATGTCCTGCTCCCTGTTCCGGGTCCGTATGGCGGGCCTCTTATTTGGAACGCCGGAAAATTACGTCAAACCATCTCAAATGGCAACGTGAACCGCTTCGGAGCTTTTTTCTGGACAGCCCAAAAAGAACTGCCCTATAGTAGCCAAATTATGAAAAACAAATAAAAACAGGGACTTAAACCCATGACCGCATCCTATTTGACCCGCATCTTCCGCGCCCGGACCACCCCTGCCATGGCCGCTGTCATTTTGGGCGGCACCCTGTCTGGCTGCGCCGCTTTTACCGAGCCACCCTACCCGCTCACCACGGGGGAGCAAGATCTGGTGCATACGATTTTCGCCGGACAGGTGAACACAGCCGTCGTGAATAAATATCTGGATCAGGATCCCAATAAATGTTCAGAGGCGAAAACGATCAGCCCGCGATCCATCATCTTTTACCATGGCCACCATGCGCATGATTACAGCGACAGGACAAAACCAGAATCCATCAGTCTGTTCGCACATGAAATGACCCATATCTGGCAGGCACAAAACTGGTCCCTGTTCAAACAGGCATGGAAATTGTGCCAGACCTATGACTACGACGTGACGGCAGAAAGCCGCTTCGACGACTTTTGCAACGAACAGCAAGCATCGATGATTGAAGATTATGTGCGGTATTATATCGCCGCCGAACCGAAATTCCCTATTCGACTGCTGAACAATGAGAAGCCGGAAAAACTGGCTTTAATGACCGCGCTGATTGAAAAAACATTTCCTGGCCTGGCCCGGGAACGGGCTCGGACCGAGCACGCTTACCCAACAACATTGGCGGCACGGGAAAAAATCGAAACCTATCGCCGCGACAACAAGATCAAGACAGTGACTGTCAATGTCTGTCGCTAGGAAGATCTAGGCCGCCGCCACCTGCGCACAGATGGTTGGCAATTCCCGGATAATGTGGCGCACGGCCTCCTCGGCCTTGACCAGGAAATCAGGGTGGCTGTTAATCATGTGATAGCGCGGATGGTCCGACCAGATTTTATGAATTTTTTCATCAATCAACGCCGCCTGTGACGCCGTTTCAACACGCAGGGGGTTATCATGGTTATAGCCATGTTCTTCCGTCGGCGTGCGCAAATGGATCACGCAATGATACCGCGCATATTCCGCCGCCAGACTGGATTGCGCCGCCGCCCAGAAATCAGCCTCATCACCCTGCCAATAGGCCAGCCCATCCAGAACCCCGCGATCGCACAGACCAACGGGCCATTTCTTTTCGCCCTCAACGATTGATTCCAGTTCCTGCTGAATATGCAGAATGGCGCGTTGCGACGCACGAATGCCCAGCGTTGTATTTAAACGCCAGAACCCGCCGCCAAAGACGATGGAGGCCGCTTCGGGCAGGATAACAACATGCTCGCACAAATCTTTGCGGATGATTTCCAGCACAGCCGTTTTCCCTGCGCCCGGGCCACCAGTTACAACGATCAAGCGCGGCCGCCCATCATCTGCAAAAGCCCCGCCACTGCACGCCTTGTCACACACTGCAGGTTGGTTGGGTATTTGCGTCATAAATCCTCGCTCTGCATATAAGACGGCACAATCGCGTTCCACCCGAACGTTTCTTCGACCTTATCGCGCATGGCGTTGGCGGCATTGATTTCACCATGGGTGATAAAAACGCGGCGTGGGGCCGATTGAAAATTCCCCAGCCAGCTTAAAATCTCGGCATAATCGGCATGGGCCGACATGCTGTCCAGCATGGCAATTTCCGCGCGCACGGGCCAGATACTGCCGTGGATTTTCAATTCTTTTTCCCCGCGGGCCAGACGGTCCCCCCGCGTTCCAGCGGCCTGAAACCCGGTCAGTAAAATCGTATTCTTTGCATCCCCAATATAGTTTTTCAGGTGATGCAACACGCGGCCGCCAGTCGCCATTCCACTGGCCGAGATAATAATTTTCGGCATGTTGTTATTGCGATTGTTTTCGTTAATCGCCTTGGACTCTGCAACTGTACGGGTATAGCGCGCAACGCTGCATAACGCATCGCATTCCTCGGCGGACAGGCGATGATCGCTCATATGGCGTTTCAGCATATCGGTGGCGTTAATCGCCATCGGACTGTCCAGAAAGATGGGAATGTCCGGGATACGGTTTTCACTGCGCAGGACATAGATGTGATAAAGCAAGGCCTGAGCCCGCCCTACAGCAAAGGCCGGAATGACCACGGTTCCGCCACGGTTCACCGTCCGTCGGACCACCGCTTCAATTTCATCGGTCGGGTCGTCCTTGTCATGCAGGCGATCACCATAGGTGGATTCCAGAACCAGGTAATCAGCATCCTGCATCTTTGCCGGCGGTTTCATCACCGGGTTATGCAGGCGGCCAATATCACCGGAAAACAAAACCGACGTGTATCCATCCGTAATTCGGACAAACGCAGCCCCCAGAATATGCCCCGCCCGGTGGAAGGTAAAACTCAGCTCATCCGTCAACCCATGGGGTGTGCCAAAAGACAAGGGCCGGAAATATTGCAGGGATTCGCGCGCATCATCTTCGGTATAAAGCGGCAAAGCCGGGTGATGTTTGGTCCACCCGTAACGGTTGGCCTCGGCCGCGTCATCTTCCTGTAAATGGCCAGAATCGGGCAACAGGATCTTGCACAGATCAAACGTCGCATCGGTACAGTAAATGGGGCCGCGAAATCCCGCCTTGACCAGTTTGGGAATGTAACCGCTATGATCAATATGCGCATGGGTCAGAATGACCGCGTCAATCGCGTTGGGGGCCACGGGCAACCCGTCCCAGTTCCGCGAGCGTAGTTCCTTTGACCCCTGAAACAGGCCGCAATCAATCAGATATTTTTTGCCGCCATGTTCCAGAAGATATTTGGACCCGGTTACCGTTTCCGTTGCACCGAGAAAAGTCAGTTTCATCGCCCCATTCTCCTTAACCGCTTACAGCGACGACATCAAAATGCCGAGGGAGATGTAAATCGCCGCCTGTAAGGCACCGATAGCGATATTTCTCTGGTCCAGAACTTCGGACTGTACATCGACGCGGAACAGAATAATTTTTTCCGCAATCAGGCATAAAATGCGCCACACTGCCACGGCAATGATGGACACGACAAACCAGGCCGCCAACAAAGGAACAATATCGTACACTTCATAGACAACGATCTGCGCGGCCATGGCAATCGCAAACGCCGTTCCAATTTTCTTCCCGGCAAAACGCAAGGCCAGCGCCCGATTGTCTTGCTTCAAATAATCCTGCAAACCCGCGCCATTGCTGCCGGGACGGAAAATTTTAATGCTGATCCACGTCACGACCGTCAGAATAACCTGCGACACGGCATAACCACCCAACAGGGCGATGGCCCCATCAACCGAATCCGGCGTGGTCCACACCATCAAAGCGCGAATAATAATCGCTGCCGCCAGAATATTCGCCGCGTCCGCAATCGCCACCGCCACATTGCCGCCAACAATTTCGTCACGCAATGAAACATCGCGCAACGTCACCCGATCAAAAATGATCCGGGTCAGGGCCATCAGACCGATCCCCAGAACCCCAAACACCGCAACCGCCGCGACCGTGTGAAAAATTGTATTATCAGGACGGCCATACACCAGGCCGCTCAGGACAATTGTCACCGCCAGCGTGGTCGATGCCAGAGAGATACCAAACGCCGGATTATCCTTGCACAGCAATTCATCAGAGGCATGAATGTGCGCAATCACCCCGGAAAACAGGCGCAATGACGTAAACAACCCGATGACGACCAGAAAATTCAAAGCCAGAATAGCGTTGTAATAGTGGTCCCAGTAAATCATATCCATTGCGCGTCATCCCGCTGTCAGTGTTGGGGTAGAATCTGTGGGCACCACTATATACGGATCACTCGTCAGTTTCTCCCCCGATCATAGAAAAATGTCAGGGCCCCGGCACTGGCCAGAAATATGAAAACTCCGTTATCAGTACGACAAAGATATGGAAGATATAAAGCCATAGACATGCTTTCACCGGTTACAATCCTGTCGTTCGTAACCGCTTGTTTGATTTCAGGCGCAAGCGATCTGGTTCGCATGGAGCACCGACTATACAATTCCATAGCGCCAACGCTTATAAAAAAGGCCCGTAAAAACGGGCCTTTCTCTTTTTCTGGTTACGCAACCCTGCGCACTCTCTTTTTTTGCCTGACTTTGACCTGTTCAATTTTGATAACCTGATCAAACCCGTTGAAAGGCGTGCGACTAATCTCGCCATAAGCGCCAAGCTGGTCAATAATGATCCAGTCTCCTTCACCAATATCGGCTGGCAACATAAAGGGGCCCTTCATCATATCGATGGAGTCACAGGTCGGGCCCGCAAAACGGAAGGGCACCAAGTCGGAAGACGGCTGCGCGCCCCCCACCCGAACCATTTCGACGGGATAAAATAAATCTGCCGTCGGCCCACCCTCGAACATGCCGCCATAAGTTCCGTCGTTCAGGTACAACAAATCGCCCTTACGCAATTCCACCCGCACGACCAGAGCCCCACCGGCGGCCACCAGACCGCGCCCCGGTTCGCACAGCAAATGCAGATGGGATTGACCATTGCGCGCCAGCGTATCATTGACCACGGCCACATAATCCGCGAACGGCGGTGGCGGGTTATCTGGTGACAGATTGGCCGGGAAACCACCGCCAATATCCAGCGCATCGACATGCACACCACTGGCGGTAATAACATCCAACGCGGCCTGAACCGCACGGCCATAAGATTGCGTTTGCAGGCAATGTGTGCCCACATGGAACGATACGCCCAGTTTCACGCAATACCCTCGTGCACGTTGCAACAAATCAATCGCCAGAACCGGCTGTGCGCCAAATTTGGCGGAAAAATCGACCGCCACCTTTTCCTTTGGCACCGCCATGCGAACAAACAAGATCAGATCATCGACCGGCCCAAGCACATCAACGATTTTTTGCAATTCGTCGGCGGAATCCAGAACGAAGCGGCGCACATTATAATGATGATACGCTTCATAAATTGATTCCCGCGCCTTGACCGGGTGCATGAAATAAATCGTGGCCGTTGGCATCAGACGATGGATCAATTTTACTTCGTTGATCGACGCGCAATCGAAATTGCGTACGCCACCCGCGATAAAGGACTGAATAACCCGTTCATCCGGATTGCATTTGACGGCGTACAGAACGTCGCCTGGGAAGGTCGTCGTAAATTCGCGCGCTTTATCCATCAAAACATCAGGGCGCAACACCGACACGGGGTAACGCGGTTTCGTATCCCGGATATACCGGGCCAGATCGTTGATTTGCGGGAATGTAGAATGGTCCTGTGACGGAGCTGTGGCCCCGAATGTGTGATGCATGATCGTCAAACCCAATTAAGAGGGCACGGAGCCCGGTTAATTATCAAGTTTTCCGTCGCTGCATAACCTTAACATCTTGGGAGAAGGGCCATAGACGCGTGCGTTACTTCATTTATACCACGAAACGCCGTCCCCTCGCAATAAAACGGGGCCGCCCAAAAGGGCAAAAAATTATAAAACAAAAGCAATACTTTAAACCCGCGCGCCGGGGCGCTACACTCTCTCCCGGGCCATCACCGGACAGGAGCTTGCCATGCCCTTTAAAGCCTATATCGACGACATTCCCGACTTCCCCGAACCCGGCGTTGTCTTCCGGGACATCTCACCCCTGCTGGCACAAAAATTTCCGGAGGTGGTCCATGCCTTCGCCGATCTGTTTCCCGCGCACGAACTGGCCGACATTGATGGCTTTGCCGGCGTTGATTCGCGTGGCTTTATTTTCGCCTCAGCTCTGGCCGCCCATTGCCAGAAAAATTTCATCATGCCGCGCAAGGCCGGGAAATTGCCGCAACCTTATGCCGAGGCGGAATACGCGTTGGAATACGGCACGGCGAAATTGCACCTGAAACCCGGCAGCGGCAATGTCATCATTATCGATGACGTTCTGGCCACCGGCGGCACGTTAAAAGCCACCGCCGGATTGTGCCAGGATGCCGGATATAATGTGAAGGGCTTCGCGGTTCTGATCGACCTGAAATTCCTCAATGACTTTCAATGGAACGGCATGCGCGCCCGGTCCGTGATGACGTATGATGCGCCATAAAAATATGTAAATAAATTTCAGGGGGTGAACTCTCGCCCCAAAAATCATAGAATGGGGCCATGCGCCCCGTTATCTTTATCATTCCCGCTTTAATGCTGCTGTCCGCCTGCACCACCACACGCTCCGCCCCACCGGCAGCGAAGTGGAGTTACAGGGATGCCACGCCGCAAACGGCAACCACCGCCGACATTGCGCCCGCGCCGGCTCCCATGGCCTCATACAGCATGCTGCGCAAGCCAGAGCAATGCGTGCCTTATGCACGCAGGGTCTCGGGGATAGATTTATTTGGTGATGCGCATAGCTGGTGGAACAAGGCGGCGGCACAGAATTATCCACGTGGCCAACGCCCGGCTCCTGGTGCCGTTCTAGTTTTACCGCGCACGAAAAAAATGACCCATGGCCATGTCGCGGTTGTGAAAGACGTTATCGATTCCCGTAACATCAACGTGACCCACACAAACTGGGGCAACAACCGCGAAACACGACGCGCCCTTTACCATTCCATGCGGGTACAGGATATTTCCACCAATAATGATTGGTCGCGCGTGCGGTTTTGGAATGCCCACGATAACGTGTTTGGATTTCCCTATGCCGCGAACGGGTTTATTTACCACCCCACCCGACTGGCGTCCGGGCAGTAGAAATACCCCTAAATTTTCAGCGACGCCGCAACACGTTCCAGACGAAAATCATGGACCCGCGTATAAAAATCATGGGTAAACGGCAGCCCTGCTGTCTGGGTCAGATAATTCTCATCGCCGGTTTCATCCATCTGCCCCAACCGTTTCACCAAACCATCGACAAACGCAGGCGTTACACCACGATACTGGAACATCTTTTCTGGCGGTGCTGCGGGGTCCAGCATATCAAACACCACATCCAGAACCTGCCCCTTGAACAAGCGGGACAACCTTCCGGGCTTGCGCGTTTTCTCCAGTGCTTCGATGGACAGCGTATTATAAATTTCGGCGCGCGGTGTTAAACTGATCCAGCGGTCAAAAACATACCGCATCGCCTGTTTTAGCGCTTCGGCATCCTGCCCCAAGCGCAGGACTTCGTCCTCACTGTAACGGAGAATCTCTTTGCTCCAACTTTCCATCGCCCCGAGCATGCAGCGGGCATAATTGTTCTTTACGCCGACCGCCGTAATATATTCAACGGCCGTTGCAAATTCAAAGGCACGGGCGTCGGCCTCGATAAACCGGTCACGCAGGATCATTTCCTCCGGCGACCCCGCAGGAATAGCCATGGTTCCGGTTAAATGTTGCCACGCATGGCGATATTCATGCCCCAAAATTGACGGGGTCAAAAAGGACGCATATTCAACTATTCCCGGCTGATTCGAATTTTCGCCGTGTATATAATGCGCCAGCGTACCGTTGGGCATCGACATGGATTGCTGTAATCCAACACCCGATTTTTCCGCAAATTCAGACAAAAATTTTCCGCGGGCCGATTGTTTAACCGCCGCTGCTGCATAGATATGGGCCTGCGCGTCATAGATCCGCCGATGCGATTGCAGTGCCCTGTATTGATCCAGCGCCCAGTAATCACCCAGATCTTTTTCGATATCGCGGCTGTAAAGATCGTTGAAATCTACGTGATTCATATCAACGCCCTTATAATGCCTGTGACCGTTGGGCCGTCACAACGGCTGCTGATTTTTTGCTTATTTCAGATGAGGCCGGACGAATAATTTCATAGGTTCCATCATCCTTCTTCTGAAACTGGCAAGGAACGACAGCGCAAGATTCAAAAATCTTGCGTTTTTCGGTATGAATATTCCGTTCATTTTCCATCTCGTGGTAGAGGCGATCGAAAACGATCGGCCCCGTACCAACGGCGGCCACCATAGCCCCGGCACAGGAAAATCCAACGCCAATTTTCGTGCACTGTTTGAGCGAACGATTTACATCCGAAACCCTGGCCCCAATAAAACCACCCACACCCGATACAGCCGTCGCCAGGCCGAAATACCAGGCCATCATCGTTCCATGCGACATCGTATCCAAAATGGCGGCCCCGGCCCCGTATCCGGCCACAGCCGTAACACCGCAGGCCGCGGCAATAAACGCGGATTTGATGGCATAGCGTTTTTGCCATTTTTCAACCTGCGCTTCCAACGCGGGTTGAGACTGCACCCATGTTTCCACGCGCGTTTCTAATGCGGCCTTATCCTGCTGGGATTTCTGCAAATCCTGATCCGCCTGCAACGCAACCTGGCGCAGGGCGGCAATTTCAGATTCCAGACGCTGAACCAGACGTCCGGATTCAGTCTCTGCGGCCAGACAGAAGGCACCAGCCAGCTCTGTGCGGTGTGCGGATTTTAGTTCTGCGATCTCGGCGCTATGGTCGATTTTGAGACGCGCCAGATCAGCGCGCAAACGTGCAATCTCCCGCTCTCTGGTTTTTAACGCCATCTGCTCTGCTGACAACGGTTGTTCGTCCAGAGCCGGGTCGCGGGCTGGGGGCGAATTATTATCGTTTTGATGCAGAGCCGATCCGCCGCCAAGCATGCCTTGCCAGAAAGACATTCCAGATTTTTCACTCGTCGGTGCAGGTCGATCTCTTTGCACCCTCTGCCCCGTTAACACGTCACAGGCCCGCTGGATCAGATCGCTTTTAAGCTCATGCCGCTGTTCCCGCAGGGAAAAAATCTCCGCATTCAGCGAATCCAGCGTTATCTTCATCGCTTTATGTTGTGACAACATATCATTCAGCTGCGCCTGCAAATCATCAATCGATCCCTGCAGGGTCGCACGTTGATCCAATGCGGATTCAAGCCGCTCAATGTGCTCTAACGCTTCTTTATATTGCGGCGACTGGCGTTCATCATGCCCGGCATATAGCTCAACCAGCGCCAAATTTTCGCGCACAAGGTTCAGCTGTTCCTGCACATTCGGCAGAATATCTGCATTCAAATCTGCCAGCTTCCGGTTCGCCTTCAGGACGATGGACAATAACTGCCGCAAGGCCGAAACGTCTTTATAATCATAGGCCAGACCGGTCTTTCGCAGCAGAGCCCCCGCCCATGACAGGCTATCCGGAGCCAGACGCATCAGATCGGCACTGATATCCTGGCCCCCTGCCAGATCCCGTACAAATTGTTCGTCCAGACGCAAACCCGATAAGTCCGGCGCACCGTTGCGGTCCCTGATGGATACGGGCAGTGTTTTTTCAAGACGGACGATCAGCGCACTGACATCGCTCATCACAGATTTAATATCGGACCGTAAGTTAAAAGACCCGTCTTTACGGCCAATAATTTCATCCGCCGATTGACGCTTCATCGCATCGAGCCGATAGGTCAAATTCTGGATGGTTTCGGTCAGGAGCTGGTTCACTTCGGCAAAGGACGAATTGGCGTCGGCGAGTTCCTGTAACTGGCTGTCCGACCCGCCAGACGATGCCAGCGTGTATATGCGTTCAAACGACAGCTGTTCGTAATGATCGCCGGGAGCGAGGAAGGATTCCTCCAGCTCGTTGATTTTCCGCATATAGGACAAAGTATGGCGCAGCGAGACCAGCAATTCCTCGTCGGAAGAATCATCGCGCAGACGCGCCATGATTTTGCCCAGACGCGTATATAATTTTTCAACCTTGTCCTGATCGTTTTTATGATCGGATTCGTCTTGATCACTCATGCTTTGTGCCTTTATCCGGTTGGATTATTTGGGCTGCGCCGTCAATAGCAAGGTTTTTGCTTGCTGGTTTTTCAGACGATGCAAGGCCTGAGTTCCGCCGACAGACAGCAGGGCAACCCCCTCGCACAGATCTTTCAACGGCATATTGGCCCCAAACTTGGCAAAGGCTCCGCCCGTGATTTGGGACAGGGATTGAAAAGCTTTTTCCGCGCGCGGATCGTGACCATCAAGGAACGTGAAAACTTTTATTTTCTGAATCGCCAGTTCCTTTGCGATCGCGTCAAGCCCGTTTATATCTTCTTCAAAAGAATCGCCGATCAGGATAATACTGCTGGCACGCGATGCTTCATTCTCACTGACAAAGCATTGGAGGGACTCAACGATCTGCGTCACTCCGGCAGAACAGGACACTCGCTTCATATCAGCGGAAACATCGTCGAGATTGGATTTCCATTCGTGCGCGGTCAGATCACCGCCACCAAAATGAACCAGACGCAATCGCATGGTGCCAACCGCAGCCACTTCACGGAACATTGAGGCTTGGATGTCCTGCGCCTCAGTCCAGTTTCTCTCCCGGCTGGCCGTTGCATCGATAATAAACCCAATACGCCCGCGGCCCTTGGTCGCCGTGGAAACATCGCGCACTGCCAGCTTGTTCAGCGTTTCCAACCCCGACGTATTCGGGCGCGCCACCGCGCCATGTGTTTTTTTCAAGCCCGTATTGGACGTAACGACCAGTCCCTTACCCTTATTGTTGTCGCGCAGTGACATATTCCCCGCCCTCTATTGCCATAAAATAATCCCCATAGTTATGGCGTAAAACAAGCCCCGTCAAGAAAAATGCCCCTCGGCAAAAACCTTGGATTTTCGCCATTTTTTTGGGAAAAACGGCCCCATTTTAGTGCGACGCAACACAACTTTAATGACATAATCAGTCTTTTCATCAGGTTCGCCATGTTAAAATCGGGAAACAGGGACATTTTAATACCCAAGGCTGCGTAACCGATGGAGTGATCCGATGCATGAAAATCTTCAGAAATCTATCACCGAAATGCCGGAATATGCGGAATTGCTCAGACGCCGCAACGCCATCACGACCCCGCTGGCCGCGATTGTTCTGATTGCCTATTACACATTTATCATTCTGGTCGCCTATGCTCCGGATTTTATGGGGCGGCCGATTGTTGAAAACGGCCTGACCTCGGTCGGTATTATTTTCGGATTGGGCTTGATCCTTTTAACGTTTGCCGTAACTGCCTTCTATGTCTGGTACGCGAATACCCTGATTGAACCCTTGCTGCATACGATTTATCAGAAAGCGAAGCACGATGAGTGAGTTTCTCGCCAATCTGGATCAGTTGAATGTAACCGCCGTTATTGTTTTCTTCCTGTTCGTGACGCTCAGTTTGGGCATCACCTACTGGGCGGCCAAGCGCACAAAAACGCGATCTGATTTCTATGCGGCGGGCGGGCGCATCACCGGGTGGCAGAATGGCCTGGCAATCTCCGGCGATTATATGTCGGCGGCGTCCTTCCTTGGGATTTCCGGGCTCGTCTTTGCCTCTGGCTTTGACGGGCTTCTTTATTCAATCGGCTTCCTTGTGGGCTGGCCTATCATCCTGCTGCTGATCGCCGAACCTTTGCGGAATTTAGGGAAATACAATTTTTCCGATGCGGCGTCATTGCGTTTCAAACAAACCCCCATCCGCATCATGGCCGCATTCGGATCGCTGGCCACAGTGTGCCTTTATCTGATTGCCCAGATGGTGGGCGCAGGAAAACTGATCGAAGTTCTGTTCCACCTGCCCTACGAATCCGCCGTTGTGATTGTCGGCGTTTTGATGGTGTCCTATGTCACATTCGGCGGCATGCTGGCCACCACATGGGTGCAGCTGATCAAGGCTGTCTTATTGCTGGGCGGCGCGACCATTGTCGCGGTTCTGGTTCTGGCGCATTTCCATTTCAACCTGCCTGCCTTGTTCGCGGCCGCCGTTGAAAAACACACCAGCGGCGCGGCCATTATGGCCCCGGGCACGTTGGTGAAGGACCCCATATCCGCCATCTCGCTGGGGATGGCGCTCATGTTCGGCACCGCCGGCCTCCCCCATATTTTAATGCGCTTTTTCACTGTGAAGGATGCCAAGGCCGCCAACAAATCCGTGGTCGTGGCCACGGGCTTTATCGGCTATTTTTACATCCTGACTTTTATCATCGGGTTTGGCGCGATTGTATTTTTGACCGGGCAACCATCCTACGTCGATGGTAATGGCGCGCTGGT
The window above is part of the Micavibrio aeruginosavorus ARL-13 genome. Proteins encoded here:
- a CDS encoding glycoside hydrolase family 30 protein: MLMDVFTTTGDRAALLAHRRHTLSALFRDNAYPTLTVDAAHTHQSMDGFGFSLTGGSAMLIARLAPSARQDLLRELFTRDGRGIGVSFLRLTIGASDLSTKSYSYNDLPPGQTDFSLSRFDIMAGDEHVIPVLKDILSINPDIRIMASPWSAPPWMKDNGSFVGGSLKPDCYDVYARYLVRYLETMKSHGIPVHAMTLQNEPHNHKNDPSMVMTASAQADFIQNHIGPMLQKSGLNTQILCWDHNCDEPDYPVAVLSDPAVKRYVTGVAFHLYNGGPEALSQVQALHPDQKMYLTEQWVGADGNFRDDLAWHARNVFIGVMRNGGRAVLEWNLASDPACGPHTPGGEPHCVGALTIDDQSITRNVAYYLIGHAAKFIPPGSVRVESNDHDILRNVAFHTPDGRMVMMVLNDSDRNQRFNIRHGEKQATITLKAGAVSTCSWSAP
- a CDS encoding CHAP domain-containing protein; this encodes MRPVIFIIPALMLLSACTTTRSAPPAAKWSYRDATPQTATTADIAPAPAPMASYSMLRKPEQCVPYARRVSGIDLFGDAHSWWNKAAAQNYPRGQRPAPGAVLVLPRTKKMTHGHVAVVKDVIDSRNINVTHTNWGNNRETRRALYHSMRVQDISTNNDWSRVRFWNAHDNVFGFPYAANGFIYHPTRLASGQ
- a CDS encoding MBL fold metallo-hydrolase RNA specificity domain-containing protein; this encodes MKLTFLGATETVTGSKYLLEHGGKKYLIDCGLFQGSKELRSRNWDGLPVAPNAIDAVILTHAHIDHSGYIPKLVKAGFRGPIYCTDATFDLCKILLPDSGHLQEDDAAEANRYGWTKHHPALPLYTEDDARESLQYFRPLSFGTPHGLTDELSFTFHRAGHILGAAFVRITDGYTSVLFSGDIGRLHNPVMKPPAKMQDADYLVLESTYGDRLHDKDDPTDEIEAVVRRTVNRGGTVVIPAFAVGRAQALLYHIYVLRSENRIPDIPIFLDSPMAINATDMLKRHMSDHRLSAEECDALCSVARYTRTVAESKAINENNRNNNMPKIIISASGMATGGRVLHHLKNYIGDAKNTILLTGFQAAGTRGDRLARGEKELKIHGSIWPVRAEIAMLDSMSAHADYAEILSWLGNFQSAPRRVFITHGEINAANAMRDKVEETFGWNAIVPSYMQSEDL
- a CDS encoding DUF350 domain-containing protein, producing MDMIYWDHYYNAILALNFLVVIGLFTSLRLFSGVIAHIHASDELLCKDNPAFGISLASTTLAVTIVLSGLVYGRPDNTIFHTVAAVAVFGVLGIGLMALTRIIFDRVTLRDVSLRDEIVGGNVAVAIADAANILAAAIIIRALMVWTTPDSVDGAIALLGGYAVSQVILTVVTWISIKIFRPGSNGAGLQDYLKQDNRALALRFAGKKIGTAFAIAMAAQIVVYEVYDIVPLLAAWFVVSIIAVAVWRILCLIAEKIILFRVDVQSEVLDQRNIAIGALQAAIYISLGILMSSL
- a CDS encoding type III PLP-dependent enzyme — protein: MHHTFGATAPSQDHSTFPQINDLARYIRDTKPRYPVSVLRPDVLMDKAREFTTTFPGDVLYAVKCNPDERVIQSFIAGGVRNFDCASINEVKLIHRLMPTATIYFMHPVKARESIYEAYHHYNVRRFVLDSADELQKIVDVLGPVDDLILFVRMAVPKEKVAVDFSAKFGAQPVLAIDLLQRARGYCVKLGVSFHVGTHCLQTQSYGRAVQAALDVITASGVHVDALDIGGGFPANLSPDNPPPPFADYVAVVNDTLARNGQSHLHLLCEPGRGLVAAGGALVVRVELRKGDLLYLNDGTYGGMFEGGPTADLFYPVEMVRVGGAQPSSDLVPFRFAGPTCDSIDMMKGPFMLPADIGEGDWIIIDQLGAYGEISRTPFNGFDQVIKIEQVKVRQKKRVRRVA
- a CDS encoding adenine phosphoribosyltransferase; this encodes MPFKAYIDDIPDFPEPGVVFRDISPLLAQKFPEVVHAFADLFPAHELADIDGFAGVDSRGFIFASALAAHCQKNFIMPRKAGKLPQPYAEAEYALEYGTAKLHLKPGSGNVIIIDDVLATGGTLKATAGLCQDAGYNVKGFAVLIDLKFLNDFQWNGMRARSVMTYDAP
- a CDS encoding ATP/GTP-binding protein, which produces MTQIPNQPAVCDKACSGGAFADDGRPRLIVVTGGPGAGKTAVLEIIRKDLCEHVVILPEAASIVFGGGFWRLNTTLGIRASQRAILHIQQELESIVEGEKKWPVGLCDRGVLDGLAYWQGDEADFWAAAQSSLAAEYARYHCVIHLRTPTEEHGYNHDNPLRVETASQAALIDEKIHKIWSDHPRYHMINSHPDFLVKAEEAVRHIIRELPTICAQVAAA